CCGATATAATTCGGTAAACACGAGGCATCCACTCCTGAGCTATGAGCTAAAATAAGATAAACGCCCCAGCATGAAGCCGAGGGCGCTTTGGTCTTGGTATTCTTTTTATAATCATTGAAAACAGACTTGTCAATTCATTTATGATTTCCCATTATTGCTCAATAATGCAGAACCCCCATGGTTCCAGCTTCATATTCTGCCCTCCGGACACCGCTGTTCCTGCCAAAAGTTCCGTTCCGTCCCCGTAGGCATACACGAACGAAATCGCCTGATCGGAGTAGTTAAAGAAATACCGAATCGTATTCCCCTGATCATTCACTCCGCTCTTCACGATGATTGGAAAAGCCAATTCCTGATCGATTCCCCACAGTCCAGCTTCCTTCATGACACGCTCCAACACGTTGCGGATCACCGCGGAGCTGGTATAACATCCAACGTACGTTGCTTTGCCCTTGCCATAGGAATTCTGGGTAATTGCCGCATATTCTCCCCAGTGAGGATGATCATACCAGGCCAGCACTTCTGCAGTTGTTGGTGTGATGAGTTCCATCCAGGTGTGAATCTGATTCTGTTCCTCTCCAACCTCGAACGGATCATCTCGAAGCGACACATTTTTCGGCTCTACAAAAAGGTTGTAACTGATGCCACAAGCCTCACTGATCAGTCCAGGCTGGTGGGTAGAGCGGACCTTAATATGCTCATTAGCGAATCCGCTCTTGAAGGAGTAAACGACATGCCCACCATCTTGTACGAATTGGTTCAGCCTCTCAAGCAAGACATCGGAAGCTGCGTACAAAGCAGGCACAACGATCACATCATAGCCTTCATAACTCTCCACAGACGGATCAATCAGATCACAGCCAATATTCATTTTGTATAATTCGTCATACATCCAGCGGATAACGTCGTTGTATTTTTTGTCACTCGTAAAATTAAATCCGAACCACTTGATCGACGTCAACGCCTCATTGCTGAACAGCACGGCTACCCGATTCGTTTTCTTCAAATTCACAAGTTGCGGGCTAAGTCTGGCAAAATCCCGGCCGATCGTTTTGGCCTCGTTGTACACCGGATTGGGTTCAAAATCATGGCTCAGCAATCCTTTCCAATACGTCTCAAATGAATTATGCAAGGAATGCCAGTGCCAATAGGCGACCATGTTTGCTCCCGATGCCAGGTGGCTAAACGCCTGAAGGCGAAGCTGTCCGGGGTAGGGAACCCAATGCCAGAAAGCCTGCGCTTCCGTCTCCAGTACGAGATAGTTCGATTGTTTGGTGGAACGTGCCACGTCACCACCGAATGAAATCTCAATGCCGGTCAGATCATCCTGCGACGGATGGTAGATGTCCACACTGGTGATGTCAAAAGGTTTGGATGCGGCAAAATGGTCCACATCTCCCTGAATGCCGTACGAATATCCACGCCAGTCGAAGTCAAAATTCTGGGTTACAAACTGCCCCTCCTGTTTGTACTCATTTACAATTCCGACCTGCCACGCTAGAAAGCTGGTTACCAGTTGGCGCTGGAATTTGGCAAATTCAGCTCCCAGACTGCCGTTGATTGTACCAACAACAGACGGGAAGTCTTCCCAGCTATTAATGCGGTTACTCCAGTAATCCAGCCCAAATTCCTTGTTCAGATCATCCAATGAGCTGAACTTGTTACGCATATATTTGACGAATTGCAATTGTACATTATCTCCGGCAGTGTTGTAATGCTTCGTTTCGTTATCCGTCTGATAACCAATCACGGCAGGATGTTTACTGACACGGGAAATCAGCTTGCGAATGATGCGTTCCGCATAGAACAGATACGTCGGATGTGTGATATCCATGATCTGCCGCGCCCCATATTTCCCCGGTCCCTGTACCGTTGTTGCCAGAACATCCGGGTGCTCCTTGACCATCCACGTCGGAACAGCATACGTAGGTGTACCCACAATAACCTGAATACCCGCCGCATGCATGGCATCCAGAACACGATCTACTGAGGAGAAGTCGAATACACCATTCTGTGGTTCATGCGTACTCCATGTTGATTCCGCAATCCGCACCACGTTGATGCCTGCATCTTTCATCATCTGAATATCCTTGTCCAATCGCTCATAAGGCATATATTCGTCATAGTAGGCTACCCCGTACAATAACTTGTCCATGTTAAAATCCCCTTTTCATCCGGAAGTATGAAGCTCTTGGCATTTATACAAAATGAAATGATCCAATTGAAAAATGATAACGTTTACATTATTATCTATTGAAGTACATCAGAGACT
This window of the Paenibacillus marchantiae genome carries:
- a CDS encoding beta-galactosidase; this encodes MDKLLYGVAYYDEYMPYERLDKDIQMMKDAGINVVRIAESTWSTHEPQNGVFDFSSVDRVLDAMHAAGIQVIVGTPTYAVPTWMVKEHPDVLATTVQGPGKYGARQIMDITHPTYLFYAERIIRKLISRVSKHPAVIGYQTDNETKHYNTAGDNVQLQFVKYMRNKFSSLDDLNKEFGLDYWSNRINSWEDFPSVVGTINGSLGAEFAKFQRQLVTSFLAWQVGIVNEYKQEGQFVTQNFDFDWRGYSYGIQGDVDHFAASKPFDITSVDIYHPSQDDLTGIEISFGGDVARSTKQSNYLVLETEAQAFWHWVPYPGQLRLQAFSHLASGANMVAYWHWHSLHNSFETYWKGLLSHDFEPNPVYNEAKTIGRDFARLSPQLVNLKKTNRVAVLFSNEALTSIKWFGFNFTSDKKYNDVIRWMYDELYKMNIGCDLIDPSVESYEGYDVIVVPALYAASDVLLERLNQFVQDGGHVVYSFKSGFANEHIKVRSTHQPGLISEACGISYNLFVEPKNVSLRDDPFEVGEEQNQIHTWMELITPTTAEVLAWYDHPHWGEYAAITQNSYGKGKATYVGCYTSSAVIRNVLERVMKEAGLWGIDQELAFPIIVKSGVNDQGNTIRYFFNYSDQAISFVYAYGDGTELLAGTAVSGGQNMKLEPWGFCIIEQ